CGgcttaaatatattttaaaaaatcaacaGCAACGTctttttccagaaatcatgacccagtTACTGAAGATAATCCTTCTTCCTACTGTATAACCACGCAGAAGGTCTGAGGATTAACTTCAGTAACGGGTCAAGATatatgaaagagagaaactgtTGAGTTTCCCAAATCCACAAGCCGGAGGCCGGGTCCCATATTAATATTGAAAGATAATTAAGGATCTAGGAAAAAGAGAAGATACGATAAAAGATAGTATTAGATAAGAAGTAAGATATAAGAGATAGGAAGAAGTTAGATGATTAAGaatataagaaaaaaataataaaatataaattaaaaaatataatatagaataatataatatatgaagtatgatatagatatatatgatatatatttatatattttatatattatataattatatattagattttatatttaatatataatttatatattatatattttatattataaatatatattatatattatatatatatatgatatatgatatgttatatattatttaatatatattattaattattaatatatataacgCAGACTCTCTacggctgatatctccaacactctgcaaatCAGCAGAACAATATGATAAACAGCCCCaccagagaagaaagaaaactgtcCAAGCTGTTCAGTTACAGCTACGTCTCCACACAAGAGACAACGTGTGATTATGATTTATAATGTGGCAAATCATAATGTGCTCCTACACAGCAGTATGTTCAGTAACACAGAGAGTCCAATCTGCTTTGCTCGCCGGTCTGCTTCTTCATGTACAGCCACTTGAACGTTTCTGTCTCACCTGAAGGGGGTGCCCGCCACCTCCTCTGGTACCTCAGCTTATTCTTCAGTTTGGACTATTACCTGAAAAAACATGACACGTTAACACCGGCCGTGGACAACAAGCAGGAATTTTTCTGCTCGCTGTGCGCGTCTCACTTACAGATATTTATTACAGTCACACTCCAGGGGTCGGGCTTCTTcaggtgacctctgacctcgcAGGTTCTTTATCTTCGTCGCAGCGTCTCAAtctgacaacaaaacaaaaggtttagTCACAAGTAGAACAGCACGGAGGGGTtgtaataagtacatttactcaagtactgttgTGCAAATAAGAATACATCTGGTTACTATGATCACACAAATCCATAACATATCTCATGCAATGacaattaaatgatttaaacaaattgcaaaaagtgtttaaataaaGTCACAAAAAGATCTTTTCAATGCATGAGTGCAAATATTATTTGACAGATGTTTGTAAGTTAATTTTgcaaaatcaaaatgtatttatagttcACTTATGAAAACAATGCTAACATAAGCAAGTAACACTGAACCCTTATTATTCTGATCCATCATTTTAATACTCAACCTTTCGGTTGTCCTTGTGATCTTAAGAGTGCGTCAAGCCAACTTTCACTGATGAAGGTGTGTTCACTGGAAGAGCATCAGGTATGTGGTTAAAAGTAAAtacacacttgtgtgtgtgtttcaggctcGTGTCTCGCTGGCTCATGCGGTGCAGGCGTCCCATCATGACAGCGGTTTGCTCagagagcagctggaggaggagcaggaggccaGGGCTGAGCTGCAGAGGGAGCTGTCGAAAGCCAACGGCCAGGTGGTCCAGTGGAGAGCAAAAGTACGAGACTGACGCTGTGCTGAGAATAGAAGAGCTGGAAGATGCAAAGTAAGAAATTATGACTACTAACACAGTTCTTCAGTTTTTGAGAGACTGGATTCCCTGTAAATATTCTTCTGCTTAAGGACATGAATATTTAGAGGGAATGTAAATATTGAATGTAATATGATctttcctctagcaccaccatcaggctgttaaaggaatacttcacccctaAAATGGTCATTTGTATGTCAATTACTCATCCCATGTTACCTTGaagttgtctttgtctttctaccATTGCCTCCATGGTTGATGAATGAAGTAAAATGGGGGCTGCAAGGAGTAAAACTTTAtcaaaacataatttacaaaCTCACATAACTTGTGCAGTAATCTAAGTCTCAATCGTCTGGCCGTCTGCTCCCTACTTCTCAAACACATCATTTTCGCTAAACACTTccaatttaaaacacttccggATTAACCGTCTCACACTTGCACCTTGCACCAGTACTATTTATGCAGAagttttttaaatagtaaggttttgcggaaaatgaatgtgttttgagaagtagtgagcatacgactggattacattggattatactgcacgagttgttgGAGAGTCTGCACACAGATGTGTTGATCTAGTTGTACACACTGTTGTTAAACGTGCGCCCCATTCTTTTGAGTTCTTcacaaatgtctttgtttctggatCTTTGTTCGCCGTGGAGGGCTGTTATATGTTAAACTGGTAAGGCTCTAAAACTGtctttaccagctgcagaaCAGGTTCTTTTACAATTGTGCTGCACAGTCTTAACTGCACAATCTGGATGTTTGTAGGAAGAAGTTGGTTGTCAACTGCAGACAGTTGGTGAAGCTGTGGAGATGTCTCATGCCAAATGTTCCTCACTGGAGAAAACCAAACAGAGTATGCAGACAGAGATTGAAGACCTGGTGGTTGAACTGGAACGAACCAACGCTGCTGCTCTGGCTCTGGACAAGAGGCAACGCAACTTCGACAAGGTTAGCAACACCAGCCATAACCCTCGACGTAGTCGTAAACAATGGAGGGAATGTAGTCAATACTCCTGCAGACGTGAAAGATAAAGTAAGATCacaagttgtgttttttgtttgttggatgCAGTTGTTGAGTGACTGGAAGCTGAAGTTTGAGGAGAGTCAGACAGATCTGGAGGCGTCGCAGAAAGAGTCGCGCAGTCTGAGCACCGAGCTCTTCAAACTGAAGAACTGCTATGAAGAAGCTCTGGACCAACTGGAGACagttaaaagagaaaacaagaaccTGCAAGGTACTCTCTGCCTGTCTTCTTTACTTAGAGCAACCATTTTTGTGGACTTGGTCTCGCAAGGTCCGGTCtttgttaaagggacagtgtgtaggatttggcgTCATTGAGTGTttcagattgcaaccaactgcaTACGCTCACCCCTCCCTTGATACGACCCGGGCACAGAGCCTCCGAGTGCAAATACGTGGTAGCGCCATgatatctttcaggaccttcagCTCGCTCAGAGGCCATCCCCACACTACTTTAGCAGCAAAGAAATTCAGGCAGCGGGTGGCGTTACTGCAGTTTTACAAGGTTGCATCTAGGTAACTTAAAagccctctctagagccagagtttggtttgtttgttctgGGTTACTGTCGAAACATTGTTACTTccataatatacattatattagcTGTGGGGTTACAGATACGTTAAGTAAAACCTTTCTCAGTGGGTGTGTATGGTCAACTGTGACTAACCTAACAATAAAAAGCAGTTCACTGTCGGGTCACagccaaaacaaacatctttagcTGAGTTGTGAGGATGTGCTCTCGGTGCACTCTTAGAAAGACTTGCAGGACTGAAAGCAAACAATGTGACATCAAACTGTCTTAATGGAGCTCTGACACTGTTCGATGTTAATCTTCCAGGCAACAAAACCAGAACAGAGAACTTTCAACACGTCTCTTTCATTGGAACATTGAGTCGTGGTTAAATAGTTTGAGACCAAAGCAAAACTCTGGTGATTTTTGTCTCACAAAAGATTTGATTAAAGTAGGCACCTCTAACACAGACTTGATACCAATCATCTAAAGTCTGGCTATACAAGACTGTTATGGACCTTAATGAATATTTTTGATTGATCGTCTGAGCGACTGTGTTTGACTCCAGAGGAGATAATGGACATGACGGATCAGATCAGTCAGGGAGGGAAGAACATCTATGAGCTGGAGAGAATGAAGAAGATCCTCGATGTGGAGAAGAGTGACCTCAGAACAGCACTGGAGGAAGCAGAGGTAGTTGACTTGTTGCAGTAAATACCAGTCAAGTCTCTAACTGAACTAAACTGTTGATTAAACTACTGCAACTACCAACTCTCTTCCCTCCAGGGTACTCTGGAGCATGAGGAGAGTAAGACATTGAGATTTCAGATGGAGCTGCAGCAGATAAGGAGTGAGATCGAGCGCAAGattagagagaaagatgaagagatCGACAACCTCAGGTaccaaacaaattaaataccAGACTTAGATGTTACTAACCAGTAAATAACCTGCCAAATGCATGTAGCAGATTTAAAACAGTATAAAATGTGGAGTacagaaagaaaatggaaatccATGCATTATCCATGCATTGGATTAGTAATAACAGTGCTGTCCACCAGGCGGGGTCACCAGCGCTCCCTGGAGACCATGCAGGCCAGTTATGAGGCGGAGGTTCGTAGCCGCAGTGAGGCCGTCCgtctgaagaagaagatggagtgTGACCTAAACGAGATGGAGGTTCAGCTGGGACACGCTAACAGACAGGCAGCCGAGAGCCAGAGGATCATCAGACACCTACAGACACAGGTAGTCTCATCTGATCCACATATATATAAGGTACAAAGACATTAACCTCTGCTTGCTCTGCGTCTGCTGGATGGGAGcagctgtttgctaacatgctagcaaGAACATCTAGATCCGGTGATGGTGAATGTAGGActttttctgctgctgaaaTCTTTCTATAATTCCAAATAATTGCTCTTTTTATGCGATGTTGCAGAATGTTTAAACAGATCTCACTGTGTTGTGTCCTCTCACAGGTTAAAGAGCATCAGGTGGATCTGGAAGATAAGGTCCAGTTGGCCAATCAGCTTAGAGAACAGATCATCCTGTTGGAGCGACGTTGTTCACTGATGacggctgaggaggaggagctgcgtGGGATCCTGGAACAAACCGAACGCGTCCGCAAGATGGCCGAACACGAGCTGGTGGAGGTCATAGACAGAGTTAACCTGCTCGCTACACAAGTAcgtgtaccacacacacacacacacacacaactcttaGGTTGAGCTTTCTCTGCAAGGCCGCAGTTTTACACATGCAGTCGCTTCATACCAAAGGTTTACGGATTGCCTCACTAACATTATCTGCTTCTCTATTAGCATCAGGTTTAAATCCGAAATATTGCCGAAAAGgcacttttgctttttttgcttTGACACCATATCCTCCACCATCGTCAGTAAACTCTCCGTACTCTGGTCACGTGATGAGTACAAttggactgactgactgatcaTTGACCAACTGTTTGATTGATTTACTGATTGATCGATTATTTACCATATTTATTTCCTGGCTGCTTCCTGTTTCAGAACACAGGTCTGATGaaccagaagaagaagctggaggCTGATCTGGCTGTGCTGACAGAAGAGGTGGACGAGGCCATGCAGGAGAGTCGCAGTGCTGAGGAGAAAGCCAAGAAGGCCATCACTGATGTCAgtcctgacctctgacctctgacctccatcCAAACTAGCACTGTGTTCCAAATCGTATACtttgtctttttacttttagtatgtaCTTACAAAGGATGTACTGTTGCTTGGAATATACGTATAATTGGGACAAACAAAGTCATAACTTTGCACCATTGTGGACCAGAATAGCCAGAGAAGCATGcagacatcctggtatttttcaCGTACTGCATTTAAAATACTATGTATTGCAACATACTAAATAGTATGGTAGTATGAGTATTGGAACGCACAGTAACCCTGTTTGAGattgtgttttcttgtgttttaatCTTGTATGTGgtcccctcttctccttcctaTCTGTTCTCCTTGTTGTTGTAGAGTTCTTACCTGaatcctgtgtgtatgtgtttcacCAGGCGGCTCTGATGgcggaggagctgaagaaggagCAGGACAGCAGCAATAT
This window of the Cottoperca gobio chromosome 7, fCotGob3.1, whole genome shotgun sequence genome carries:
- the LOC115010948 gene encoding myosin heavy chain, cardiac muscle isoform-like yields the protein MAGETGGRGCWTGVPRLDDHALLLQAAAGGFRSLLSRTQPFQPSRSDLWIDTGNQGEVWTTARVSLAHAVQASHHDSGLLREQLEEEQEARAELQRELSKANGQVVQWRAKEEVGCQLQTVGEAVEMSHAKCSSLEKTKQSMQTEIEDLVVELERTNAAALALDKRQRNFDKLLSDWKLKFEESQTDLEASQKESRSLSTELFKLKNCYEEALDQLETVKRENKNLQEEIMDMTDQISQGGKNIYELERMKKILDVEKSDLRTALEEAEGTLEHEESKTLRFQMELQQIRSEIERKIREKDEEIDNLRRGHQRSLETMQASYEAEVRSRSEAVRLKKKMECDLNEMEVQLGHANRQAAESQRIIRHLQTQVKEHQVDLEDKVQLANQLREQIILLERRCSLMTAEEEELRGILEQTERVRKMAEHELVEVIDRVNLLATQNTGLMNQKKKLEADLAVLTEEVDEAMQESRSAEEKAKKAITDAALMAEELKKEQDSSNMIERIKKNMVSTVKELQVKLDETEQMALKGGKKQLNKLETRVRDLQTELMMEQKKSDEYQKGFRRYEKRVKELTYQSEEDRKTLLRMQELVDKLQSKVKSYKRQAENAEEHVSCSTVRFRKVQHELDDAEERADMAETNVNKLRIRTREQTSKVVMIIE